In Diorhabda carinulata isolate Delta chromosome 6, icDioCari1.1, whole genome shotgun sequence, a single genomic region encodes these proteins:
- the LOC130894936 gene encoding putative nuclease HARBI1 yields the protein MDRACLAIVIASAVVKKRKKRRIWVKDWLLERDRYTHLNLLNEIVVKNPADFKNYFRMSETTFLTLLDMVSPHIKKQDTNMRQSISPKERLAVTLRYLATGRNFADLKFSALISPAAISSMIIETCETLIYVLRDYIKLPLTEEEWLLTAAEFSKNCHFPTCLGALDGKHIAIKKPANTSSLYYNYKGHFSIVLMALVNANKEFIMVDVGANGRISDGGVLFYTKFWDLFLKKQLHIPPPTKLPGSEDYFPYVFVADEAFALHCNLMKPYPQKKCTKEQDTFNKRLSTARCVVENAFGILASRFGVFQKPINLGPDKATKITLACCYLHNYLKKESLNFSAQNEIESIDVGASLREEHSRNASDAKSTRDKYCTYFNLT from the exons ATGGATAGAGCCTGTTTGGCAATAGTTATAGCTTCTGCtgttgtaaaaaaaagaaaaaaaagaagaatatgggTTAAGGATTGGCTGTTGGAAAGAGACAGGTACACCCATTTAAACCTATTGAATGAAATAGTAGTTAAAAATCctgcagatttcaaaaattattttcgaatgagTGAAACAACGTTTTTAACTTTATTGGACATGGTTTCACCTCATATTAAAAAGCAAGACACTAATATGAGACAAAGTATCAGTCCAAAAGAGCGACTCGCTGTTACTTTGCGATACCTGGCGACAGGAAGAAATTTTGCTGACCTCAAGTTCTCAGCATTGATTTCCCCAGCAGCAATTAGTTcaatgataattgaaacatgTGAAACTCTCATCTATGTGCTTCGAGATTATATCAAG cTTCCCTTAACAGAAGAGGAATGGTTATTAACTGCAGCAGAATTCAGCAAGAACTGCCACTTTCCTACTTGTCTCGGAGCTCTTGATGGAAAGCATATCGCCATAAAAAAACCGGCTAATACCTCCTCtctgtattataattataaaggacACTTTAGCATTGTTTTAATGGCATTGGTCAATGcaaataaggaatttataatGGTGGATGTAGGAGCTAATGGTAGGATCTCCGACGGTGGGGTcctcttttatacaaaattttgggatttgtttctaaaaaagcaATTGCATATTCCACCTCCCACAAAGTTACCAGGTTCAGAGGATTATTTTCCTTACGTTTTTGTGGCAGATGAGGCCTTTGCTTTGCACTGCAACCTTATGAAACCATaccctcaaaaaaaatgtacaaaggaGCAAGATACTTTCAATAAACGACTGTCCACAGCTCGATGTGTAGTCGAAAATGCCTTTGGCATTCTCGCATCAAGATTTGGTGTGTTTCAAAAGCCAATAAATCTTGGTCCTGacaaagcaacaaaaattacactagCATGCTGCTATCTgcataattacttaaaaaaggaATCTCTAAACTTTAGTGCACAAAACGAAATTGAAAGCATAGATGTAGGGGCTAGTCTTCGTGAAGAACATAGTAGGAATGCAAGCGACGCAAAATCCACAagggataaatattgtacatattttaatcttacataa
- the LOC130894935 gene encoding clustered mitochondria protein homolog isoform X1 gives MALGASENDAKFDTEALESKDESLNKKVDENVQETKVTKEEINKLVKDEEEKEKDDTEGKNKDEVIFIQDVGFSVKIISPGAEPFDIQVSSMELVQEIHQLLMDREDTSHRTCFSLQLEGNTLDNFAELKNIEGLKEGSVIKVVEEPYTMREARIHVRHVRDLLKSLDPADAYNGVECNSLSFLNTITQGDILEKKKMRPESVDCTPPDYIMPDSKDRSLIALQPQIKEQKSPQCVKVLTSSAWNPPPGYRKIHGDLMYLYVVTLEDKHYHISACSRGFYINQSTAEEFNPKAASPSHLCHSLIELLNQISPQFKRNFALLQKKRSQRHPFERVATPYQLYAWTAPTMEHTLDAIRAEDTFSSKLGYEEHIPGQTRDWNEELQTTRELPRKTLPERLLRERAIFKVHSDFVAAATRGAMAVIDGNVMAINPGEEAKMQMFIWNNIFFSLGFDVRDHYKELGGDAAAFIAPRNDLQGVRVYSAVDLPGLYTLGTVVIDYRGYRVTAQSIIPGILEREQEQSVVYGSIDFGKSVLTHPKYLDLLNKAGQQLKILPHHVINDKGESIELCSSVECKGIIGNDGRYYILDLLRTFPPDVNFLKLGEDLSREVKLLGFPIEHKHKLCCLRQELIDSFVDSRYMMFIKYAAYHLQQLNVKKTEEKRKAIEENKKEENEEISKDKDTEKDNAEEKKGQLEDAEAKKIVESITDGSKIELEESTKNIVKTASMAVGSLKDTEFDIRFNPDVFSPGIRHCPNSDPPLAKQKQLVKDAAEFLLTVQIPTFIRDCLDHSSAPMDGTTLSEALHNKGINIRYLGKVTNLLAKVKQLEYLYSIAVSELILRSAKHIFTTYLQGCEMMNLSVAIAHFLNCFLYSGPVVNPLQGQEENKTNKKRNKRRGRVNPLSCQDNNEWASLTSKTLWNQLKIELKSYFDYELLSTDVETTIETYSLQKISLLRSFCIKTGIQILLRDYNFESKNKLLFYEEDIINIFPIVKHINPRATDAYNFYTTGQSKIQQGFLKDGYELISESLNLLNNVYGAMHPEIAQCLRMIARLNYIMGEHGEAMAYQQKAVLMSERVNGIDHPYTITEYAHLALYCFANSQVSTALKLLYRARYLAILVCGENHPEVALLDSNISLILHAVGEYDLSLRFLEKALALNIKYFGAKSLKVAVSYHLVARTQSCMGNFRSALNNEKEAYAIYKQQLGENHEKTKESSECLKHLTQQAVVLQKKMNEIYTGKNGASLPPIQIQPPSMGSVLDMLNVINGILFVQISQEDIENFKAEIEKRQNEEAEEQESKTTPAVAES, from the exons aAACCAAAGTaaccaaagaagaaataaataagttagtgaaagatgaagaagaaaaagaaaaagatgatACAGAAGGCAAAAATAAAGATGAAGTTATATTTATACAAGATGTTGGGTTTTCAGTGAAGATTATTAGTCCTGGTGCAGAACCATTTGATATACAG GTTTCAAGTATGGAGCTAGTTCAAGAAATTCATCAGCTATTAATGGACCGTGAAGATACGTCTCACCGAACTTGCTTTTCTCTTCAACTAGAAGGGAACACCTTGGACAATTTTGCTGAACTGAAAAATATCGAGGGATTGAAAGAAGGCTCAgttataaaagttgtagagGAACCTTATACAATGCGCGAGGCCAGAATACATGTTAGACATGTTAGAGATTTACTCAAATCTTTGGACCCAGCTGATGCTTACAATGGAGTTGAATGCAATTCTCTCAGTTTCCTAAATACCATTACTCAAGGTGATATTTTAG aaaagaaaaaaatgcgtCCTGAAAGTGTCGACTGCACACCTCCTGATTACATTATGCCAGATAGCAAAGATAGATCCCTGATAGCACTACAACCTCAAATTAAAGAACAAAAATCTCCTCAATGCGTAAAAGTGTTGACGTCTTCAGCTTGGAATCCACCTCCTGGTTATAGAAAAATTCATGGAGATTTAATGTATCTGTACGTTGTTACTTTGGAGGATAAACATTATCATATATCAGCGTGTTCTCGTGGATTTTATATAAATCA gtCAACCGCAGAAGAATTCAATCCAAAAGCAGCTTCCCCCAGCCATTTGTGTCATTCATTGATTGAACTCCTCAATCAAATATCTCCACAATTTAAAAGAAACTTCGCACTGCTTCAGAAGAAAAGAAGTCAGCGACATCCGTTTGAAAGGGTTGCGACGCCTTACCAATTGTACGCTTGGACTGCACCAACAATGGAACACACTTTGGATGCCATTAGAGCTGAAGACA cATTCTCTTCCAAATTGGGATATGAAGAACACATTCCTGGTCAAACAAGAGATTGGAATGAAGAACTGCAGACTACTCGTGAACTTCCCAGAAAAACTCTACCAGAAAGATTATTACGTGAACGTGCTATATTTAAAGTACACAGTGATTTTGTCGCTGCAGCGACAAGAGGCGCTATGGCAGTTATAGATGGTAACGTAATGGCTATAAATCCAGGAGAAGAAGCAAAAATGCAGATGTTCATTTggaacaatatatttttctctcttGGTTTCGATGTAAGAGATCATTACAAAGAATTAGGAGGTGATGCCGCTGCTTTTATAGCACCT AGAAATGATTTACAAGGAGTTAGAGTATACAGTGCTGTAGATCTTCCAGGCCTATATACACTTGGCACAGTCGTTATTGATTATAGGGGTTACAGGGTAACAGCACAATCAATTATACCTGGTATTTTGGAAAGAGAACAAGAGCAATCAGTTGTTTACGGTTCTatagattttggaaaaagtGTATTGACGCATCctaaatatttagatttg ttgaACAAAGCAGGACAACAGTTGAAGATCTTACCGCATCATGTCATAAATGACAAAGGTGAATCCATAGAATTGTGTTCAAGCGTTGAATGTAAAGGAATCATCGGTAATGATGGCAGATATTATATTTTAGATCTTTTAAGAACTTTCCCTCCAGATGTCAATTTCTTAAAAT tGGGAGAAGATTTGAGTCGAGAAGTGAAATTGCTGGGTTTTCCAATTGAACACAAACATAAATTGTGTTGCTTGAGACAAGAATTGATAGACAGTTTCGTAGATTCTCGATACATGATGTTTATTAAATACGCTGCTTACCATTTACAACAGTTGAACGTTAAAAAAACAGAGGAAAAACGTAAAGCcatagaagaaaacaaaaaagaggaaaatgaagaaattagtAAAGATAAAGATACTGAGAAGGATAACGCGGAAGAGAAAAAAGGTCAATTAGAGGACGCAGAAGCCAAAAAAATCGTCGAAAGTATAACAGACGGTAGTAAAATCGAAC TGGAagaaagtacaaaaaatattgttaaaacaGCATCTATGGCTGTAGGTTCTCTCAAAGATACCGAATTCGACATTAGATTCAATCCAGATGTATTTTCACCTGGTATCAGACATTGTCCCAATTCCGATCCTCCACTGGCGAAACAAAAGCAGTTAGTTAAAGACGCGGCGGAATTTTTGTTAACTGTACAAATTCCAACATTC atacGAGATTGCTTAGATCACTCATCTGCTCCTATGGATGGAACCACACTTTCGGAAGCTCTACATAATAAAGGCATCAATATCAGATACCTTGGAAAAGTTACCAATTTGTTAGCAAAAGTTAAGCAATTAGAGTATCTGTACAGCATTGCGGTTTCAGAATTGATCTTAAGATCCGCTAAGCATATTTTTACCACTTACTTACAG GGTTGTGAAATGATGAATTTATCAGTGGCTATCGCTCATTTTTTGAATTGCTTCTTATATTCTGGACCAGTAGTTAATCCGCTACAAGGACAAGAGGAG aataaaacCAACAAAAAGAGAAATAAGAGACGCGGACGGGTTAACCCATTATCTTGTCAAGACAACAACGAATGGGCAAGCCTCACATCTAAAACCCTATGGAATcaactaaaaattgaattgaaatcaTACTTTGATTACGAATTACTTTCAACGGACGTCGAAACCACAATAGAAACGTActctttacaaaaaatttctcttCTAAGATCATTCTGTATAAAAACCGGTATACAAATTTTACTAAGGGATTACAATTTCgaatcgaaaaataaattgttattttacgAAGAagacattataaatatattcccAATCGTCAAACACATAAATCCCAGAGCTACGGACGCCTACAATTTTTACACGACTGGTCAAAGTAAAATTCAACAAGGATTTTTAAAAGACGGATATGAATTGATAAGTGAAtctttaaatttgttaaataacGTGTATGGAGCTATGCATCCCGAAATAGCACAATGTTTAAGGATGATCGCAAGACTGAATTATATAATGGGAGAGCACGGGGAAGCTATGGCCTATCAACAAAAGGCTGTGCTTATGTCGGAAAGGGTAAACGGAATCGATCATCCATATACGATTACAGAATAT GCTCATTTGGCACTGTACTGTTTTGCTAACAGTCAAGTGAGTACTGCcttaaaacttttatatagAGCAAGATACCTTGCTATTCTTGTATGTGGAGAAAATCATCCAGAAGTAGCTTTACTAGAC aGTAATATAAGTTTAATTCTTCACGCTGTGGGCGAATACGATTTATCATTGCGTTTCTTGGAAAAAGCCTTGgccttaaatatcaaatatttcggCGCCAAATCTTTGAAAGTAGCTGTGAGTTATCACCTCGTCGCTAGAACGCAAAGCTGTATGGGAAACTTTAGATCTGCATTGAATAACGAAAAAGAAGCTTACGCCATTTATAAACAACAG CTTGgtgaaaatcatgaaaaaaccAAAGAGTCTTCAGAATGTTTAAAACATTTAACACAGCAAGCAGTAGTTCTTCAAAAAAAGATGAACGAAATATACACAGGAAAAAATGGAGCCTCACTGCCACCAATCCAGATTCAACCTCCTTCTATGGGATCTGTTTTAGATATGTTGAACGTTATTAACGGAATCCTATTTGTGCAAATTAG TCAAGAAGACATAGAAAACTTTAAGGCTGAAATTGAAAAGAGACAAAATGAAGAAGCAGAGGAGCAAGAATCAAAGACAACTCCTGCAGTAGCTGAATCTTAG
- the LOC130894937 gene encoding uncharacterized protein LOC130894937 produces the protein MEDNMDEDLKLFIHTFESMPELWSSTDPNYMKKNKRMEALNKLLPLYKKIKPNAEISDVRKKINTLRSNFRKELKKIESSKRSGCGTEDIYTPSSWVFYALQFLDKIEQPFETHSSIDVENEEEEQAQETTNIIPEDDVITQPSTSINYNRKSKKQKKCNKQSDLLNLACEYLTKEKEGDYNLNLAKVWATKLQNLDASQKILAEKAINDILFEATMGNLHHNSVKINEPQSSCLHSSNPSQILNGTLPSPVHVPSTTTTSPQKIMILNNNNNYDPIDDNGISSKNNLKDYYHTFSE, from the exons ATGGAGGATAATATGGACGAagatcttaaattatttattcatacttttgAATCCATGCCCGAATTGTGGAGCTCCACAGAtccaaattacatgaaaaaaaataaaaggatggaagccttaaataaattattgcctttgtacaaaaaaataaaacctaacGCGGAAATTTCCGATgtcaggaaaaaaataaatacattaagatcaaattttcgaaaagaacttaagaaaattgaatcttCGAAAAG gTCTGGATGTGGTACCGAAGACATTTACACTCCGTCGTCATGGGTATTTTATgctcttcaatttcttgataaaatcgaGCAGCCATTCGAAACCCACTCGTCGATTGATGTGGAAAACGAGGAAGAGGAACAG gctcAAGAAACTACAAACATAATTCCAGAGGACGATGTTATCACTCAGCCTTCgacttcaataaattacaacagaaaatccaaaaaacaaaaaaaatgtaataaacaatcAGATTTGCTGAATTTAGCGTGTGAGTACCTGACCAAGGAAAAAGAAGGAGATTACAATCTTAACTTAGCGAAAGTTTGGGctacaaaattgcaaaatttggaTGCGTCCCAAAAAATACTTGCCGAAAAGGCCATAAACGACATTTTATTTGAGGCTACAATGGGGAATCTGCATCACAACTCCGTTAAAATCAACGAGCCGCAATCTTCCTGCCTCCATTCATCAAATCCTTCCCAAATACTGAACGGAACCCTTCCTAGTCCAGTCCATGTCCCTTCTACCACCACCACTTCCccccaaaaaattatgattttaaacaataataacaattatgatCCAATCGATGATAACggcatttcatcaaaaaataacttgaaggaCTACTATCatacattttctgaataa
- the LOC130894935 gene encoding clustered mitochondria protein homolog isoform X2 has translation MALGASENDAKFDTEALESKDESLNKKVDENVQETKVTKEEINKLVKDEEEKEKDDTEGKNKDEVIFIQDVGFSVKIISPGAEPFDIQVSSMELVQEIHQLLMDREDTSHRTCFSLQLEGNTLDNFAELKNIEGLKEGSVIKVVEEPYTMREARIHVRHVRDLLKSLDPADAYNGVECNSLSFLNTITQEKKKMRPESVDCTPPDYIMPDSKDRSLIALQPQIKEQKSPQCVKVLTSSAWNPPPGYRKIHGDLMYLYVVTLEDKHYHISACSRGFYINQSTAEEFNPKAASPSHLCHSLIELLNQISPQFKRNFALLQKKRSQRHPFERVATPYQLYAWTAPTMEHTLDAIRAEDTFSSKLGYEEHIPGQTRDWNEELQTTRELPRKTLPERLLRERAIFKVHSDFVAAATRGAMAVIDGNVMAINPGEEAKMQMFIWNNIFFSLGFDVRDHYKELGGDAAAFIAPRNDLQGVRVYSAVDLPGLYTLGTVVIDYRGYRVTAQSIIPGILEREQEQSVVYGSIDFGKSVLTHPKYLDLLNKAGQQLKILPHHVINDKGESIELCSSVECKGIIGNDGRYYILDLLRTFPPDVNFLKLGEDLSREVKLLGFPIEHKHKLCCLRQELIDSFVDSRYMMFIKYAAYHLQQLNVKKTEEKRKAIEENKKEENEEISKDKDTEKDNAEEKKGQLEDAEAKKIVESITDGSKIELEESTKNIVKTASMAVGSLKDTEFDIRFNPDVFSPGIRHCPNSDPPLAKQKQLVKDAAEFLLTVQIPTFIRDCLDHSSAPMDGTTLSEALHNKGINIRYLGKVTNLLAKVKQLEYLYSIAVSELILRSAKHIFTTYLQGCEMMNLSVAIAHFLNCFLYSGPVVNPLQGQEENKTNKKRNKRRGRVNPLSCQDNNEWASLTSKTLWNQLKIELKSYFDYELLSTDVETTIETYSLQKISLLRSFCIKTGIQILLRDYNFESKNKLLFYEEDIINIFPIVKHINPRATDAYNFYTTGQSKIQQGFLKDGYELISESLNLLNNVYGAMHPEIAQCLRMIARLNYIMGEHGEAMAYQQKAVLMSERVNGIDHPYTITEYAHLALYCFANSQVSTALKLLYRARYLAILVCGENHPEVALLDSNISLILHAVGEYDLSLRFLEKALALNIKYFGAKSLKVAVSYHLVARTQSCMGNFRSALNNEKEAYAIYKQQLGENHEKTKESSECLKHLTQQAVVLQKKMNEIYTGKNGASLPPIQIQPPSMGSVLDMLNVINGILFVQISQEDIENFKAEIEKRQNEEAEEQESKTTPAVAES, from the exons aAACCAAAGTaaccaaagaagaaataaataagttagtgaaagatgaagaagaaaaagaaaaagatgatACAGAAGGCAAAAATAAAGATGAAGTTATATTTATACAAGATGTTGGGTTTTCAGTGAAGATTATTAGTCCTGGTGCAGAACCATTTGATATACAG GTTTCAAGTATGGAGCTAGTTCAAGAAATTCATCAGCTATTAATGGACCGTGAAGATACGTCTCACCGAACTTGCTTTTCTCTTCAACTAGAAGGGAACACCTTGGACAATTTTGCTGAACTGAAAAATATCGAGGGATTGAAAGAAGGCTCAgttataaaagttgtagagGAACCTTATACAATGCGCGAGGCCAGAATACATGTTAGACATGTTAGAGATTTACTCAAATCTTTGGACCCAGCTGATGCTTACAATGGAGTTGAATGCAATTCTCTCAGTTTCCTAAATACCATTACTCAAG aaaagaaaaaaatgcgtCCTGAAAGTGTCGACTGCACACCTCCTGATTACATTATGCCAGATAGCAAAGATAGATCCCTGATAGCACTACAACCTCAAATTAAAGAACAAAAATCTCCTCAATGCGTAAAAGTGTTGACGTCTTCAGCTTGGAATCCACCTCCTGGTTATAGAAAAATTCATGGAGATTTAATGTATCTGTACGTTGTTACTTTGGAGGATAAACATTATCATATATCAGCGTGTTCTCGTGGATTTTATATAAATCA gtCAACCGCAGAAGAATTCAATCCAAAAGCAGCTTCCCCCAGCCATTTGTGTCATTCATTGATTGAACTCCTCAATCAAATATCTCCACAATTTAAAAGAAACTTCGCACTGCTTCAGAAGAAAAGAAGTCAGCGACATCCGTTTGAAAGGGTTGCGACGCCTTACCAATTGTACGCTTGGACTGCACCAACAATGGAACACACTTTGGATGCCATTAGAGCTGAAGACA cATTCTCTTCCAAATTGGGATATGAAGAACACATTCCTGGTCAAACAAGAGATTGGAATGAAGAACTGCAGACTACTCGTGAACTTCCCAGAAAAACTCTACCAGAAAGATTATTACGTGAACGTGCTATATTTAAAGTACACAGTGATTTTGTCGCTGCAGCGACAAGAGGCGCTATGGCAGTTATAGATGGTAACGTAATGGCTATAAATCCAGGAGAAGAAGCAAAAATGCAGATGTTCATTTggaacaatatatttttctctcttGGTTTCGATGTAAGAGATCATTACAAAGAATTAGGAGGTGATGCCGCTGCTTTTATAGCACCT AGAAATGATTTACAAGGAGTTAGAGTATACAGTGCTGTAGATCTTCCAGGCCTATATACACTTGGCACAGTCGTTATTGATTATAGGGGTTACAGGGTAACAGCACAATCAATTATACCTGGTATTTTGGAAAGAGAACAAGAGCAATCAGTTGTTTACGGTTCTatagattttggaaaaagtGTATTGACGCATCctaaatatttagatttg ttgaACAAAGCAGGACAACAGTTGAAGATCTTACCGCATCATGTCATAAATGACAAAGGTGAATCCATAGAATTGTGTTCAAGCGTTGAATGTAAAGGAATCATCGGTAATGATGGCAGATATTATATTTTAGATCTTTTAAGAACTTTCCCTCCAGATGTCAATTTCTTAAAAT tGGGAGAAGATTTGAGTCGAGAAGTGAAATTGCTGGGTTTTCCAATTGAACACAAACATAAATTGTGTTGCTTGAGACAAGAATTGATAGACAGTTTCGTAGATTCTCGATACATGATGTTTATTAAATACGCTGCTTACCATTTACAACAGTTGAACGTTAAAAAAACAGAGGAAAAACGTAAAGCcatagaagaaaacaaaaaagaggaaaatgaagaaattagtAAAGATAAAGATACTGAGAAGGATAACGCGGAAGAGAAAAAAGGTCAATTAGAGGACGCAGAAGCCAAAAAAATCGTCGAAAGTATAACAGACGGTAGTAAAATCGAAC TGGAagaaagtacaaaaaatattgttaaaacaGCATCTATGGCTGTAGGTTCTCTCAAAGATACCGAATTCGACATTAGATTCAATCCAGATGTATTTTCACCTGGTATCAGACATTGTCCCAATTCCGATCCTCCACTGGCGAAACAAAAGCAGTTAGTTAAAGACGCGGCGGAATTTTTGTTAACTGTACAAATTCCAACATTC atacGAGATTGCTTAGATCACTCATCTGCTCCTATGGATGGAACCACACTTTCGGAAGCTCTACATAATAAAGGCATCAATATCAGATACCTTGGAAAAGTTACCAATTTGTTAGCAAAAGTTAAGCAATTAGAGTATCTGTACAGCATTGCGGTTTCAGAATTGATCTTAAGATCCGCTAAGCATATTTTTACCACTTACTTACAG GGTTGTGAAATGATGAATTTATCAGTGGCTATCGCTCATTTTTTGAATTGCTTCTTATATTCTGGACCAGTAGTTAATCCGCTACAAGGACAAGAGGAG aataaaacCAACAAAAAGAGAAATAAGAGACGCGGACGGGTTAACCCATTATCTTGTCAAGACAACAACGAATGGGCAAGCCTCACATCTAAAACCCTATGGAATcaactaaaaattgaattgaaatcaTACTTTGATTACGAATTACTTTCAACGGACGTCGAAACCACAATAGAAACGTActctttacaaaaaatttctcttCTAAGATCATTCTGTATAAAAACCGGTATACAAATTTTACTAAGGGATTACAATTTCgaatcgaaaaataaattgttattttacgAAGAagacattataaatatattcccAATCGTCAAACACATAAATCCCAGAGCTACGGACGCCTACAATTTTTACACGACTGGTCAAAGTAAAATTCAACAAGGATTTTTAAAAGACGGATATGAATTGATAAGTGAAtctttaaatttgttaaataacGTGTATGGAGCTATGCATCCCGAAATAGCACAATGTTTAAGGATGATCGCAAGACTGAATTATATAATGGGAGAGCACGGGGAAGCTATGGCCTATCAACAAAAGGCTGTGCTTATGTCGGAAAGGGTAAACGGAATCGATCATCCATATACGATTACAGAATAT GCTCATTTGGCACTGTACTGTTTTGCTAACAGTCAAGTGAGTACTGCcttaaaacttttatatagAGCAAGATACCTTGCTATTCTTGTATGTGGAGAAAATCATCCAGAAGTAGCTTTACTAGAC aGTAATATAAGTTTAATTCTTCACGCTGTGGGCGAATACGATTTATCATTGCGTTTCTTGGAAAAAGCCTTGgccttaaatatcaaatatttcggCGCCAAATCTTTGAAAGTAGCTGTGAGTTATCACCTCGTCGCTAGAACGCAAAGCTGTATGGGAAACTTTAGATCTGCATTGAATAACGAAAAAGAAGCTTACGCCATTTATAAACAACAG CTTGgtgaaaatcatgaaaaaaccAAAGAGTCTTCAGAATGTTTAAAACATTTAACACAGCAAGCAGTAGTTCTTCAAAAAAAGATGAACGAAATATACACAGGAAAAAATGGAGCCTCACTGCCACCAATCCAGATTCAACCTCCTTCTATGGGATCTGTTTTAGATATGTTGAACGTTATTAACGGAATCCTATTTGTGCAAATTAG TCAAGAAGACATAGAAAACTTTAAGGCTGAAATTGAAAAGAGACAAAATGAAGAAGCAGAGGAGCAAGAATCAAAGACAACTCCTGCAGTAGCTGAATCTTAG